TTATTAATTGTTTTTGGGCTTTTTAGCTCAGTACTGATGGTTAGCAATTGAGCGCTCAGAATATCAAATAAGTCTGCTTCCTCGTTGTGAAGTCGTTTGACTTTCTCTGATCTAATGAAGGGTGCTGGTAAGCTTCTAATAGATTCAAGAGAGGTCATAATCTGTGAGGCCAAAAGATCAATTCTGCTCCAAATGTCGTGTAGTGGATGTTGTTCGGGATTAACTCCCAGCTCTAATTGTGCAAGAACCTGTTGTTGCCTTGCTGCGTTGAGTTGTCTGATGAGTGAAATGCGTTTTGCCTGTTGTTTACTCGGTGGACTTGAGGAAGGATTGTTTTGTCTGAGGGTATCGCCTTCATGTTTTAGCTCCACTCCGAGGGCATCTAGCAATGATGCAAATTGTTGGTGTAATTGAGGAATAGTTTGACTGGGCCAAATCCATTGACACGCCAGTAGTGAAATGACAATGCCAAGTCCAGTCCAGAATAGGCGAATGGGGCCCCAGATGGTTTCGACCTGTTCATGAACAAGCCATCCCATAACGATGATCGTGCCTGCAACTTTGTACCCCACTTGTAGACCGAGAATTCCTCCTAAAAGTCTTGTTGAAGCTAAAGCTAATCCGAGTCCTAAAGGGAGAGGGAGATCTAGGCATTTTGTAAATATGATCAAAATAATCACGCCCATCAGCGACCCCATCAGCCGCTGAATGCCCAGCTTCATGGAATTGCCGTAGGTACTCGATAAAACGGCTGCTGTTGTTAATGGCAAATAAAAGCCATATGGAATCGAACTCAGGAGACCGAATCCAGCACTCAATCCCGTAATAAGGACAAGGCGTAATTCTTGTCTAGTAAACCAAGGCTTGCTGTGGGGTTGACTACTTTTTTTTATCATTCAAATGAGTTTTGCTTCACGGCAAAATCAAGTTTTTTCTGACTTCTAACGATTCGAAGGAATCGAGTACCTTCTTCCTCTAAAAGAATACGCTGGGAGAG
The Synechococcus sp. CC9311 DNA segment above includes these coding regions:
- a CDS encoding FUSC family protein produces the protein MIKKSSQPHSKPWFTRQELRLVLITGLSAGFGLLSSIPYGFYLPLTTAAVLSSTYGNSMKLGIQRLMGSLMGVIILIIFTKCLDLPLPLGLGLALASTRLLGGILGLQVGYKVAGTIIVMGWLVHEQVETIWGPIRLFWTGLGIVISLLACQWIWPSQTIPQLHQQFASLLDALGVELKHEGDTLRQNNPSSSPPSKQQAKRISLIRQLNAARQQQVLAQLELGVNPEQHPLHDIWSRIDLLASQIMTSLESIRSLPAPFIRSEKVKRLHNEEADLFDILSAQLLTISTELKSPKTINNQQFNPGTLIAMKDLSRDFSQWLELTTEGTLSTDNKQINNQQLRQIILRMTLIDYIRSAIIEATSTRSKSTIINDLPMRD